One Saimiri boliviensis isolate mSaiBol1 chromosome 17, mSaiBol1.pri, whole genome shotgun sequence genomic window carries:
- the TMEM101 gene encoding transmembrane protein 101 → MASKICSRRWLLQLIMQLGSVLLTRCPFWGCFSQLMLYAERAEARRKPDIPVPYLYFDMGAAVLCASFMSFGVKRRWFALGAALQLAISTYAAYIGGYVHYGDWLKVRMYSRTVAIVGGFLVLASGAGELYRRKPRSRSLQSTGQVFLGIYLICVAYSLQHSKEDRLAYLNHLPGGELMIQLFFLLYGVLALAFLSGYYVTLAAQILAVLLPPVMLLIDGNVAYWHNTRRVEFWNQMKLLGESVGIFGTAVILATDG, encoded by the exons ATGGCGTCAAAGATATGTTCGAGACGGTGGCTGTTGCAGCTGATTATGCAGTTGGGTTCGGTGCTGCTCACACGCTGCCCCTTTTGGGGCTGCTTCAGCCAGCTCATGCTGTACGCTGAGAGGGCTGAGGCACGCCG GAAGCCCGACATCCCAGTGCCTTACCTGTATTTCGACATGGGGGCGGCCGTGCTGTGCGCTAGTTTCATGTCCTTTGGCGTGAAGCGGCGCTGGTTCGCGCTGGGGGCCGCACTCCAATTGGCCATTAGCACCTACGCCGCCTACATCGGGGGCTACGTCCACTACGGGGACTGGCTGAAG GTCCGTATGTACTCGCGCACAGTTGCCATCGTCGGTGGCTTTCTCGTGTTGGCCAGCGGTGCTGGGGAGCTATACCGCCGGAAACCTCGCAGCCGCTCCCTGCAGTCCACCGGCCAGGTGTTCCTGGGCATCTATCTCATCTGTGTG GCCTACTCACTGCAGCACAGCAAAGAGGACCGGCTGGCGTATCTGAACCATCTCCCAGGAGGGGAGCTCATGATCCAGCTGTTCTTCCTGCTGTATGGCGTCCTGGCCCTGGCCTTCCTGTCAGGCTACTACGTGACCCTCGCTGCCCAGATCCTGGCTGTACTGCTGCCCCCAGTCATGCTGCTCATTGATGGCAATGTTGCTTACTGGCACAACACGCGGCGAGTTGAGTTCTGGAACCAGATGAAGCTCCTTGGAGAGAGCGTGGGCATCTTCGGAACTGCTGTCATCCTGGCCACTGATGGCTGA
- the NAGS gene encoding N-acetylglutamate synthase, mitochondrial has protein sequence MATALTTAVLRAAAVAPRLRSPGGTGGARRLSCGARRRASRGTSPERQLSTAWAQAQPPPEESAGAEDVSQTPAAEEPSWVPTPTALVPHEPPEAPRGRSLVQRDIQAFLNQCGASPGEARHWLTQFQTYHHSADKPFAVIEVDEEVLKCRRAVSSLAFALAFLQRMDMKPLVVLGLPAPTAPSGCLSFWEAKAQLAESCKVLVDALRHNAATAVPFFGGGSVLGAAEPAPHASYGGIVSVETDLLQWCLESGSIPILCPIGETAARRSVLLDSLEVTASLAKALRPTKIIFLNNTGGLRDSSHKVLSNVNLPTDLDLVSNAEWVSTKERQQMRLIVDVLSRLPHHSSAVITAASTLLTELFSNKGSGTLFKNAERMLRVRSLDNLDQGRLVNLVNASFGKKLRDDYLASLRPRLHSIYVSEGYNAAAILTMEPVLGGTPYLDKFVVSSSRQGQGSGQMLWECLLRDLQTLFWRSRVTNPINPWYFKHSDGSFSNKQWIFFWFGLADIRDSYELVNHAKGLPDSFCKPASDPGS, from the exons ATGGCTACGGCGCTGACGACCGCGGTTCTGCGGGCAGCTGCTGTGGCCCCGAGGCTGCGCAGCCCAGGAGGCACTGGGGGCGCCCGGAGGCTGAGCTGCGGCGCGCGGCGGCGGGCATCGAGGGGCACCAGCCCGGAGCGCCAGCTCAGCACCGCCTGGGCGCAGGCCCAGCCCCCGCCAGAGGAGTCCGCGGGCGCGGAAGACGTCTCCCAGACGCCGGCCGCCGAGGAGCCGTCGTGGGTGCCGACTCCCACGGCCCTGGTGCCCCACGAGCCCCCTGAAGCTCCCCGGGGCCGCTCGCTGGTGCAGCGAGACATCCAGGCCTTCCTCAACCAGTGCGGGGCCAGCCCGGGGGAAGCGCGCCACTGGCTCACGCAGTTCCAGACCTACCACCACTCCGCGGACAAGCCCTTCGCCGTCATCGAG GTGGACGAGGAGGTGCTCAAGTGCCGGCGGGCCGTATCCAGTCTGGCCTTCGCCCTGGCCTTCTTGCAGCGCATGGACATGAAGCCGCTGGTGGTCCTGGGGCTGCCCGCCCCCACAGCGCCCTCGGGCTGTCTTTccttctgggaggccaaggcgcagCTGGCCGAGAGCTGCAAGGTGCTGGTGGACGCGCTTCGGCACAACGCAGCCACTGCCGTGCCTTTTTTTGGCGGCGGGTCTGTGCTAGGCGCTGCGGAGCCGGCTCCCCATGCCAG CTACGGCGGCATCGTCTCGGTGGAGACGGACCTGCTGCAGTGGTGCCTGGAGTCGGGCAGCATCCCCATCCTGTGCCCCATTGGGGAGACGGCCGCGCGCCGCTCCGTGCTTCTCGACTCCCTGGAGGTGACCGCGTCGCTGGCCAAGGCGCTGCGGCCCACCAAGATCATCTTCCTCAATAACACAGGAGGCCTGCGCGACAGCAGTCACAAG GTCCTGAGTAACGTGAACCTGCCCACCGACCTGGACCTGGTGAGCAACGCCGAGTGGGTGAGCACAAAAGAGCGGCAGCAGATGCGGCTCATCGTGGACGTGCTCAGCCGCCTGCCCCACCACTCCTCGGCCGTCATCACCGCCGCCAGCACGCTGCTCACCGAGCTCTTCAGCAACAAGG GGTCTGGGACCTTGTTCAAGAACGCCGAGCGGATGCTACGGGTGCGCAGCCTGGACAACCTGGACCAGGGCCGTCTAGTGAACCTGGTCAACGCCAGCTTCGGCAAGAAGCTCAGGGACGACTACCTGGCCTCGCTGCGCCCGCGGCTGCACTCCATCTACGTCTCCGAGGG GTACAACGCCGCCGCCATTCTGACTATGGAGCCCGTCCTCGGGGGCACCCCGTACCTGGACAAATTTGTGGTGAGCTCCAGCCGCCAGGGCCAAGGCTCCGGTCAGATGTTGTGGGAGTGCCTGCTGCGGGACCTGCAGACGCTTTTCTGGCGCTCCCGGGTCACCAATCCCATCAATCCCTG GTACTTCAAACACAGTGATGGCAGCTTCTCCAACAAGCAGTGGATCTTCTTCTGGTTTGGCCTGGCTGATATCCGGGACTCCTATGAGTTGGTCAACCACGCCAAGGGGCTGCCAGACTCCTTTTGCAAGCCAGCTTCTGACCCCGGCAGCTGA